From a region of the Thiorhodovibrio winogradskyi genome:
- a CDS encoding RNA-binding protein, whose product MSGTLRQSGVRFLRQLARQAGPIMDAYLAGSVPDDALEPGVQERLVKHGILYRPEPGADLHLRRVVRALLEEALRDERNRQIDANTGSALASFKTLADHYKEARHQGDYAAAEVYLADLREHVYAFGETLQHSIRVLWSRINNEFGYVGTLTAKIRENELAQSQVSALLGGLELVSFQALAETAGDLRELRHLLVTNLQRTLSACIQELSIVQGRLLEQLGRFREIRGRTRLLKGWLLHMEQHPDYQVGPHAGARLTPQLFNQAPPVLAPASLNIHDASLESELLALLAPIRAQQTPARSVVFLGDAPELTLHTPDAFEVRPNPIRAAVEAYFCQVIDSGQAISALDYHRQETLPWDAETWLYQVIGGYDGLPAAQKHHFELDMQGEPHPLFSGNFMIHDLRLWLA is encoded by the coding sequence GTGAGCGGCACGCTGCGACAATCCGGGGTGCGCTTTTTGCGTCAGCTCGCACGCCAGGCCGGGCCGATCATGGATGCCTACCTGGCAGGCTCGGTGCCGGATGACGCGCTCGAACCTGGCGTGCAGGAGCGTCTGGTCAAGCACGGCATTCTCTATCGCCCCGAGCCTGGCGCGGACCTGCACCTGCGCCGCGTTGTGCGCGCGCTGCTCGAAGAGGCGCTGCGCGATGAGCGCAATCGTCAGATTGATGCCAACACCGGCTCGGCGCTCGCCAGCTTCAAAACCTTGGCGGACCATTACAAAGAGGCCCGGCATCAGGGTGACTACGCCGCCGCCGAGGTCTATCTGGCCGATCTGAGAGAACACGTTTACGCTTTCGGTGAGACCCTACAACACAGCATCCGGGTGCTCTGGAGTCGCATCAACAATGAGTTCGGCTACGTCGGCACGCTCACCGCCAAGATTCGCGAGAACGAGCTGGCGCAGTCGCAGGTCAGCGCGCTGCTCGGCGGGCTGGAGCTGGTTAGTTTCCAGGCGTTGGCCGAGACCGCCGGCGATCTTCGCGAACTGCGCCATCTGCTGGTCACCAACCTGCAACGCACACTCAGCGCCTGCATCCAGGAGCTGAGCATCGTGCAAGGGCGCCTGCTCGAACAACTCGGCCGCTTTCGCGAGATTCGCGGGCGCACTCGGCTGCTCAAGGGTTGGCTGCTGCACATGGAGCAGCATCCGGACTATCAGGTCGGACCCCATGCCGGCGCCCGGTTGACGCCGCAGTTATTTAACCAGGCCCCGCCAGTGCTGGCACCCGCGAGCCTGAACATCCACGACGCCAGCCTGGAATCGGAGCTGCTGGCCCTGTTGGCGCCAATCCGCGCCCAGCAGACGCCAGCGCGCTCTGTCGTGTTCTTGGGCGATGCACCTGAGCTGACGCTGCACACACCAGACGCTTTTGAGGTCCGACCCAATCCGATACGCGCGGCGGTGGAGGCCTATTTCTGCCAGGTCATCGACAGCGGCCAGGCGATCTCCGCGCTCGACTACCATCGCCAGGAGACGCTGCCCTGGGACGCCGAAACCTGGCTGTATCAGGTGATTGGCGGCTACGATGGCCTGCCCGCGGCGCAGAAGCATCACTTCGAGCTGGACATGCAAGGTGAGCCGCATCCGCTCTTCAGCGGCAACTTCATGATTCACGATCTGCGGCTATGGCTAGCCTGA
- a CDS encoding DUF7281 domain-containing protein: MQAVHRLLRDELDSVARSRTWDEIQQTFELGEPRGRRLHFSSAHRHELRELAQRAWGFDPLVGVPEGDRRQVAASAIDEKIARERPNDRYVLVKGQLPASLPRLTPEMSLRIPLTALHRDAISQVVVVENLDSFDDWHAFTAPAELADSLVLYRGHGGLAHGACQLLSILPEQISVAVFPDWDPAGLRIAHTLPRADALLLPELDHHLLAKGNREHFARQHLAAQYLDNAALGEWETVWDTMKAAQVSIKQQHMLALGRPLRRVARY, encoded by the coding sequence ATGCAGGCAGTTCACCGCCTGCTGCGCGATGAACTCGACAGCGTCGCGCGCTCGCGGACCTGGGACGAGATTCAGCAAACTTTTGAGCTGGGCGAGCCGCGCGGCCGACGACTGCACTTCAGCAGCGCGCACCGCCACGAGTTGCGCGAACTGGCCCAGCGGGCTTGGGGCTTCGACCCGCTCGTCGGCGTGCCCGAGGGCGATCGCCGACAGGTCGCCGCCAGCGCGATTGATGAGAAGATCGCCCGTGAGCGACCGAATGATCGTTATGTGCTCGTCAAGGGCCAACTGCCAGCGTCACTGCCAAGGCTGACGCCCGAGATGAGCCTGCGTATCCCGCTGACAGCGCTGCATCGCGACGCGATCAGCCAAGTCGTCGTGGTCGAGAATCTGGACAGCTTCGACGACTGGCACGCCTTTACCGCACCTGCCGAGCTAGCCGACTCTCTGGTGCTCTATCGCGGCCACGGCGGACTCGCACACGGTGCCTGCCAGTTACTCAGCATCCTGCCCGAGCAGATTTCCGTTGCGGTCTTCCCCGACTGGGACCCGGCCGGCCTGCGCATTGCTCATACCCTTCCCCGCGCTGACGCCTTGCTGTTGCCTGAGCTCGACCATCACTTGCTGGCAAAAGGCAACCGAGAACATTTCGCTCGCCAGCATCTGGCCGCTCAGTATCTTGACAATGCCGCGCTGGGCGAGTGGGAGACGGTTTGGGATACCATGAAAGCGGCGCAAGTCAGCATCAAACAGCAGCACATGCTCGCCCTTGGAAGACCCTTGCGACGGGTTGCGCGGTATTGA
- a CDS encoding CBS domain-containing protein, translated as MTPSMPLDPTVPPTAFGAAGEALPELELSEEDIHAAMRHLSGYIDISTSDFQAIYHLAHTQAIERLFGGLRAGRLMRTGMAPLTPDQSLADAATALARQGLKGLPVVDAGGAVLGMLTETDCLRELEAAILPELLVRLIEASGQITHRCHETRVGAAMTAPAVSVDPSAGFAAMIAAFQRHPGRGMPVVDAEGKWLGLLLRKDFLAAFRLGEQL; from the coding sequence ATGACCCCATCAATGCCCCTGGATCCGACTGTCCCGCCAACCGCCTTTGGCGCCGCTGGCGAGGCGTTGCCCGAGCTGGAACTCTCCGAGGAGGACATTCATGCCGCCATGCGCCATCTGTCGGGCTACATCGATATTTCCACCAGCGACTTTCAGGCCATTTACCATCTTGCCCACACCCAAGCGATCGAGCGGCTGTTCGGTGGCCTGCGCGCCGGGCGCCTGATGCGCACCGGCATGGCCCCGCTCACCCCCGACCAATCCCTGGCCGATGCCGCGACGGCACTGGCGCGCCAGGGGCTGAAGGGCTTGCCGGTGGTGGATGCCGGCGGCGCGGTGCTCGGCATGCTGACCGAGACCGACTGCCTGCGCGAACTCGAGGCCGCGATCCTGCCCGAGCTGCTGGTGCGCCTGATCGAGGCGTCGGGCCAGATCACCCATCGCTGTCATGAAACCCGCGTCGGCGCCGCCATGACAGCGCCGGCGGTGAGTGTCGATCCGTCCGCCGGCTTCGCCGCCATGATCGCGGCCTTCCAGCGCCATCCGGGACGCGGAATGCCGGTGGTGGATGCCGAGGGCAAATGGCTTGGCTTGCTGCTGCGCAAGGATTTTCTGGCGGCTTTTCGTCTGGGGGAGCAGTTATAG
- a CDS encoding HPP family protein has product MNTHRPKGPEDARSAARRNPGSAAATGQRLLRGLGAYFAKMRGSTRGSPPRVSWSEILWSWIGSLLGIGAVAWLHQFWFADADLILLIGSLGASAVLVYGAPRSPLAQPRNLIGGHLVSAAVGVAAWQLLAPWPELAAGLAVATAIALMHATRTLHPPGGATALIAVIGSEQIHALGFIYCLIPATLGPLILLLVGVVVNNLPAGRRYPETWI; this is encoded by the coding sequence ATGAACACCCATCGACCCAAGGGTCCGGAGGATGCCCGCAGCGCCGCGCGGCGCAACCCAGGCTCAGCCGCCGCGACAGGACAACGCCTGCTGCGTGGACTGGGCGCCTATTTCGCCAAGATGCGCGGCTCCACCCGCGGCTCGCCGCCGCGCGTGAGTTGGAGCGAAATCCTCTGGTCCTGGATCGGCAGCCTGCTCGGCATCGGCGCCGTGGCCTGGCTGCATCAGTTCTGGTTCGCGGATGCCGATCTCATTCTGCTGATCGGCTCGCTGGGCGCCTCGGCGGTGCTGGTCTATGGCGCGCCGCGCAGCCCGCTGGCGCAGCCGCGCAATCTGATCGGCGGTCATCTGGTCTCGGCGGCCGTGGGCGTGGCCGCCTGGCAACTGCTCGCCCCCTGGCCCGAACTGGCGGCCGGCCTGGCGGTGGCCACGGCCATTGCGCTGATGCACGCCACCCGCACCCTGCACCCGCCGGGTGGCGCGACCGCGCTGATCGCGGTGATTGGATCGGAGCAAATCCATGCGCTGGGCTTCATCTATTGCCTGATCCCCGCCACCCTGGGACCGCTGATCCTGCTGCTGGTGGGGGTGGTGGTGAACAACCTTCCGGCGGGGCGGCGCTATCCGGAGACTTGGATCTAG
- a CDS encoding hemerythrin domain-containing protein, with the protein MSQPFVITLTADHRRCDQLLAQVETAIQAADCPLASGATEAFCTATEGHFRFEEETLFPPLEAVMPGATGPTAVMRQEHQLIRGLMGDLRTAVAAQDCDDSLGVISTLHMVLQQHNIKEEGVLYPAADRNLADRVEQLLASLA; encoded by the coding sequence ATGTCCCAGCCCTTTGTCATCACATTGACCGCCGATCATCGCCGCTGCGATCAACTGCTCGCCCAGGTCGAGACCGCCATCCAGGCCGCAGATTGTCCGCTGGCCAGCGGCGCGACCGAGGCCTTTTGCACTGCGACCGAGGGGCACTTCCGGTTCGAGGAAGAGACGCTGTTTCCGCCGCTCGAAGCCGTCATGCCTGGCGCCACCGGCCCGACAGCGGTGATGCGCCAGGAGCATCAGCTCATCCGCGGGCTGATGGGCGATCTGCGCACGGCGGTCGCGGCCCAGGACTGCGATGACAGCCTCGGCGTGATCAGCACCCTGCACATGGTCTTGCAGCAGCACAACATCAAGGAAGAAGGCGTGCTCTACCCGGCCGCCGACCGCAATCTGGCCGACCGCGTCGAGCAGTTGCTGGCCAGCCTGGCCTGA
- a CDS encoding DUF2249 domain-containing protein, translated as MHRAEDDKPLEMYEKQAGATPDDSLPGSPLAPYPSPLNTRYLDVSTLPPPEPLEQTLDALGRLKTGERLIVHHRRQPYPLYDLLKRLGYRWEASGTEGGWRILIEADPAAADPLARPLL; from the coding sequence ATGCATCGCGCCGAAGACGACAAGCCGTTAGAAATGTATGAGAAACAGGCCGGTGCAACGCCCGACGACTCCCTTCCTGGCTCGCCTCTCGCCCCTTACCCCTCGCCCCTCAATACCCGTTATCTCGATGTCTCGACCCTACCGCCGCCCGAGCCGCTGGAGCAAACCCTGGACGCGCTCGGGCGGCTGAAAACCGGCGAGCGGCTGATTGTGCATCATCGCCGCCAGCCCTATCCGCTCTATGACCTGCTCAAGCGGCTGGGGTATCGCTGGGAGGCCAGTGGCACGGAGGGCGGCTGGCGCATCCTGATCGAAGCCGACCCGGCGGCCGCGGACCCGCTGGCGCGGCCACTGCTATGA